In a single window of the Prinia subflava isolate CZ2003 ecotype Zambia chromosome 3, Cam_Psub_1.2, whole genome shotgun sequence genome:
- the CBY2 gene encoding protein chibby homolog 2: MSAFDQRNQSMQHTEPETDYVIPRVKPRGEMFVFADGKWVKDIPPFPSHQKLFSKKAQNEWSIWEENRALWQENQVLWMKIRMLWEENKALQYLQSQKKSVQVIYTDATQQSLKNKNKPFPLFQERNTGFQLSLDNKALQAVQEKYKIFQDFQQENKVLPVSWKDQKAITVHEESKGASSDLQKNTDTTAAVGKGNPGPAPQQKHEGKRKSTTPTQNKIESAPSTPGEHEILQVLQDLYELLHTFLKVNHPPGEKQCCHNLHDVNRSFQEDYNKLKLQLNAVKNTVSDITAQMDILEKEIIAITSPVDEEAGQELAAEHQLGGM; this comes from the coding sequence ATGTCTGCCTTTGATCAGAGGAACCAGAGCATGCAGCACACTGAGCCTGAGACAGACTACGTCATCCCTCGGGTGAAGCCAAGGGGTGAGATGTTTGTCTTTGCTGATGGGAAATGGGTGAAGGACATCCCACCCTTTCCTTCTCACCAGAAACTCTTTAGCAAGAAGGCACAGAATGAATGGAGCATCTGGGAGGAGAACAGAGCACTCTGGCAGGAAAACCAAGTCCTCTGGATGAAAATTAGAATGCTCTGGGAAGAAAACAAGGCCCTACAATATCTCCAGTCACAGAAGAAATCTGTCCAGGTAATTTACACAGATGCTACTCAGCAAAGCCTCAAGAACAAAAATAAGCCATTTCCACTCTTCCAAGAAAGGAACACAGGCTTTCAGCTCAGCCTGGACAACAAAGCTCTCCAGGCAGTCCAGGAAAAGTATAAAATCTTTCAGGATTTCCAGCAGGAGAATAAAGTACTCCCTGTTTCCTGGAAAGACCAAAAAGCCATCACAGTCCATGAAGAGAGCAAAGGTGCCAGCTCAGATCTTCAGAAGAACACTGACAccactgcagctgtgggaaaggGTAACCCTGGCCCAGCCCCCCAGCAGAAACATGAGGGTAAAAGGAAGAGCACTACTCCAACTCAGAATAAGATCGAGTCTGCCCCAAGTACGCCGGGAGAGCATGAAATCCTCCAGGTTCTCCAGGACTTATATGAGCTCCTCCACACCTTTCTGAAAGTGAACCACCCTCCTGGGGAAAAACAATGCTGTCACAATCTCCATGATGTGAACAGATCCTTCCAAGAAGATTACAATAAACTGAAGCTGCAGCTGAATGCTGTGAAAAACACTGTGTCAGACATTACAGCTCAAATGGATATACTAGAAAAGGAGATCATTGCCATCACTTCCCCAGTGGATGaagaagcagggcaggagctggcagctgagcaTCAGCTTGGAGGCATGTGA